The proteins below are encoded in one region of Actinomycetota bacterium:
- the pcrA gene encoding DNA helicase PcrA has translation MLDPEALVADLNPQQREAVEHRGSPLLIVAGAGSGKTRVLTRRVAHLLATGDAKPAEIIAITFTNKAAGEMRERVVDLVGGRARAMLVSTFHSACVRILRRESARLGVSSSFSIYDQADSQRLMTLVVRDADLDPRRFTPRSMLNQVSAAKNELVDHETFARRTTNDSERVVAEVYAEYQRRLQRANAFDFDDLIGATVAVLQLFPDVAEHYHRRFRHVLVDEYQDTNHAQYVLVRELVGTGKDGVPAAQLAVVGDADQSIYAFRGATIRNIVEFEQDYPDATTILLEQNYRSTQTILSAANAVISRNENRRAKRLWTASGAGEPVAVYVGDDEHDEAAFVAGEIDRLTDASQAVPAEVAVFYRTNAASRAFEEVFIRVGLPYRVVGGQRFYDRREVRDALAYLRILANPADDVSMRRILNVPRRGIGDRSEAFLEAFAERERIAFGAAVDRAAEVGGLATRSLTQIQTFARLIAGLRELVAAGTPPSGVLRAVLEQTGYLAELQASSDPQDQTRVENLAELESVAAEFEATAPDATLADFLERVALVADADEIPDADGGLVTLMTLHTAKGLEFPVVFLTGMEDGVFPHLRSLGDARELEEERRLAYVGITRARERLYLSRAVVRASWGAPQYNPPSRFLDEIPAELLDWRRSDPVASTPGGSIRPPSQGGFGAAPALAAAAARPGASSPGNRAVVSLEPGERVVHQKFGLGTVVSTFGTGERAEASIDFGSEGVKRLLLRYAPVEKL, from the coding sequence GTGCTCGACCCCGAGGCGCTCGTCGCCGACCTCAATCCGCAGCAGCGGGAGGCCGTCGAGCACCGCGGGTCACCGCTGCTGATCGTCGCCGGGGCCGGCTCCGGCAAGACCCGCGTGCTGACGCGGCGGGTCGCGCACCTGCTGGCCACCGGCGATGCCAAACCGGCGGAGATCATCGCGATCACGTTCACCAACAAGGCCGCCGGCGAGATGCGCGAGCGGGTCGTCGACCTCGTCGGCGGTCGTGCCCGCGCGATGCTGGTGTCGACCTTCCACTCCGCCTGTGTCCGGATCCTGCGTCGTGAGTCCGCCCGGCTGGGCGTGTCCTCCTCGTTCTCCATCTACGACCAGGCCGACTCGCAGCGGCTGATGACCCTCGTGGTGCGCGACGCCGACCTCGACCCGCGACGGTTCACGCCCCGGTCGATGCTCAATCAGGTGTCGGCGGCGAAGAACGAGCTGGTCGATCACGAGACCTTCGCGCGCCGGACCACCAACGACTCCGAACGGGTCGTCGCGGAGGTCTACGCGGAGTACCAGCGCCGGCTGCAGCGGGCCAACGCATTCGACTTCGACGACCTGATCGGCGCAACTGTCGCTGTGCTGCAACTGTTCCCTGACGTAGCCGAGCACTACCACCGGCGATTCCGCCACGTCCTGGTCGACGAGTACCAGGACACCAACCACGCGCAGTACGTCCTGGTCCGCGAACTGGTCGGGACCGGGAAGGACGGCGTGCCGGCGGCGCAACTCGCCGTCGTCGGTGATGCCGACCAATCGATCTACGCCTTCCGCGGCGCGACGATCCGCAACATCGTCGAGTTCGAACAGGACTACCCGGACGCGACGACGATCCTGCTGGAACAGAACTACCGCTCGACCCAGACGATCCTGTCCGCGGCCAACGCGGTCATCTCTCGCAACGAGAACCGGCGGGCCAAGCGGCTGTGGACCGCGTCGGGTGCCGGCGAACCGGTCGCGGTGTACGTCGGCGACGACGAGCACGACGAGGCCGCCTTCGTCGCGGGGGAGATCGACCGGCTCACCGACGCCAGCCAGGCCGTGCCCGCCGAGGTCGCCGTGTTCTACCGGACGAATGCGGCGTCCCGCGCGTTCGAGGAGGTCTTCATCCGGGTCGGTCTGCCGTACCGGGTGGTCGGCGGGCAACGCTTCTACGATCGACGTGAGGTCCGGGATGCGTTGGCGTACTTGCGGATCCTGGCCAACCCCGCCGACGACGTGTCGATGCGACGCATCCTCAACGTGCCACGTCGCGGTATCGGCGACCGGTCCGAGGCGTTCCTGGAGGCATTCGCCGAGCGAGAGCGGATCGCGTTCGGCGCGGCGGTCGACCGGGCCGCCGAGGTCGGTGGGCTGGCGACCCGGTCCCTGACGCAGATCCAGACGTTCGCCCGGCTGATCGCCGGGCTGCGGGAGTTGGTGGCCGCCGGGACGCCGCCGTCCGGGGTGCTGCGCGCGGTCCTGGAACAGACCGGCTATCTCGCCGAACTGCAGGCGTCGAGCGACCCGCAGGACCAGACCCGGGTGGAGAACCTCGCCGAGTTGGAGTCCGTGGCCGCCGAGTTCGAGGCCACCGCTCCCGACGCCACGTTGGCGGACTTCCTGGAACGCGTCGCGCTGGTCGCCGACGCCGACGAGATCCCCGATGCCGACGGCGGCCTGGTCACCTTGATGACGCTGCACACGGCGAAAGGCCTGGAGTTCCCGGTCGTCTTCCTCACCGGCATGGAGGACGGCGTCTTCCCGCACCTGCGGTCGCTGGGCGACGCACGTGAGCTGGAGGAGGAACGCCGGCTGGCCTACGTCGGTATCACTCGTGCCCGGGAGCGGCTGTATCTGTCGCGGGCCGTCGTACGGGCGTCCTGGGGCGCGCCGCAGTACAACCCGCCCTCGCGCTTCCTCGACGAGATTCCCGCGGAACTGCTCGACTGGCGCCGGAGCGACCCGGTCGCGTCGACGCCCGGCGGCAGCATCCGGCCACCGTCGCAGGGGGGATTCGGGGCCGCGCCGGCGCTGGCGGCCGCCGCGGCGCGACCCGGTGCGTCGTCGCCGGGCAACCGCGCCGTGGTGTCACTGGAGCCGGGCGAACGCGTTGTGCACCAGAAGTTCGGCCTCGGCACCGTCGTGTCGACCTTCGGTACCGGCGAGCGGGCCGAGGCCAGTATCGACTTCGGCAGCGAGGGCGTGAAGCGGCTCCTGCTGCGCTACGCGCCGGTCGAGAAACTCTGA
- a CDS encoding ATP-binding protein, with amino-acid sequence MWPPPWHGRIVGVTDVAATPRVYRAPDGRLIAGVARGLAEHLRWPVASVRAGFVALTFVGGLGVVLYAAYWAVIPLGHREGPGGAEPAGRPARSADDAELTRLLALGAVAIGVLLFLAAIGVPVVDGLAVPLVVAGVGVALVWRQSDEAQRARWRRLTAGAARQTAAAGRPVIGWRSVVGILLVVLGIAGVLVGRAGLGEAGRALLAAILLVAGIAIVAFPWLHARWQELGEERRARIRSEERAEVAAQVHDSVLQTLTLIQRNAADPQEVIRLARSEERALRTWLYTPGGDPATTFGAALQQSAGAVEASYGVPLDVVVVGEARLDADLVVLVQAVGEAMVNAAKHAGRDGPISVYAEVGERAVDVYVRDRGPGFDLAAVPADRLGVRESVVGRMERIGGRAAIRSALGEGTEVALQLPRLAPAPGGAGRP; translated from the coding sequence ATGTGGCCGCCGCCCTGGCACGGCAGGATCGTCGGCGTGACCGACGTCGCCGCCACGCCGCGGGTCTACCGCGCCCCCGACGGCCGGCTGATCGCCGGCGTGGCCCGCGGGCTCGCCGAGCATCTGCGGTGGCCGGTCGCCTCGGTCCGGGCCGGCTTCGTGGCCCTCACCTTCGTCGGTGGCCTCGGCGTCGTGCTGTACGCCGCGTACTGGGCCGTGATCCCGTTGGGCCACCGGGAGGGGCCGGGCGGCGCCGAGCCGGCCGGGCGTCCTGCGCGGTCGGCCGACGACGCCGAGCTCACCCGGCTACTCGCGCTGGGAGCGGTCGCGATCGGGGTGCTGCTGTTCCTTGCCGCCATCGGAGTTCCCGTGGTCGACGGGCTCGCGGTACCGCTGGTCGTCGCCGGAGTCGGCGTCGCGCTGGTCTGGCGGCAGTCCGACGAAGCGCAGCGCGCGCGCTGGCGCCGGCTGACCGCCGGCGCGGCCCGGCAGACCGCCGCGGCCGGGCGGCCGGTCATCGGGTGGCGCAGCGTGGTCGGCATCCTGCTCGTGGTGCTGGGCATCGCCGGGGTCCTCGTCGGCCGTGCCGGGCTGGGCGAGGCCGGGCGGGCGCTGCTGGCCGCGATCCTGCTCGTCGCGGGGATCGCGATCGTCGCGTTCCCGTGGCTGCATGCGCGGTGGCAGGAACTCGGCGAGGAACGACGGGCCCGTATCCGCAGCGAGGAGCGGGCCGAGGTGGCCGCCCAGGTCCACGACTCGGTGCTGCAGACCCTGACGTTGATCCAGCGGAACGCCGCAGATCCGCAGGAGGTCATCCGGTTGGCGCGCAGCGAAGAACGGGCGTTGCGGACGTGGTTGTACACCCCCGGCGGCGACCCCGCGACGACGTTCGGGGCGGCGTTGCAGCAGTCCGCCGGGGCGGTGGAGGCGTCGTACGGCGTCCCGCTGGACGTCGTGGTGGTCGGGGAGGCCCGGCTGGACGCCGACCTGGTCGTCCTCGTCCAGGCGGTGGGGGAGGCGATGGTCAACGCGGCCAAGCACGCCGGACGGGATGGCCCCATTTCGGTGTACGCCGAGGTAGGCGAACGGGCCGTCGACGTCTACGTCCGCGACCGCGGCCCGGGGTTCGACCTCGCCGCGGTCCCGGCTGACCGGCTCGGGGTCCGGGAATCCGTGGTGGGGCGGATGGAGCGCATCGGTGGCCGCGCCGCCATCCGTTCGGCCCTCGGCGAGGGGACCGAGGTCGCGCTGCAGCTGCCCCGGCTCGCCCCGGCTCCCGGCGGGGCGGGCCGGCCATGA
- a CDS encoding response regulator transcription factor, translated as MTTPPLRVVLVDDHALVRAGVRAQLGAAVDIVGEAGDVGTAIQVVRATRPDVVLLDIHLPGGDGRAVLDACAAELPTTRFLALSVSDAPEDVIGAVRGGARGYVTKSVAGPELLDAVRRIADGDAVFSPRLAGFVLDAFTGAAADSDAELDRLTPRERDVMRLIARGYTYREVARELVVSVKTVETHMSAVLRKLQLSDRRELARWASARRLL; from the coding sequence ATGACGACGCCGCCACTGCGCGTGGTGCTGGTCGACGACCACGCCCTGGTCCGCGCGGGTGTCCGGGCGCAACTCGGTGCGGCAGTGGACATCGTGGGGGAGGCCGGCGACGTCGGCACCGCGATCCAGGTGGTGCGCGCCACCCGGCCCGACGTGGTCCTGCTCGACATCCACCTGCCGGGCGGGGACGGCCGTGCCGTGCTCGATGCCTGCGCCGCCGAACTGCCCACCACCCGCTTCCTCGCGCTGAGCGTCAGCGACGCCCCCGAGGACGTCATCGGCGCTGTCCGCGGTGGGGCCCGCGGCTACGTCACGAAATCGGTCGCCGGCCCGGAACTGCTCGACGCGGTACGGCGGATTGCCGACGGTGACGCGGTGTTCTCACCTCGGCTGGCCGGTTTCGTGCTGGACGCCTTTACCGGCGCCGCCGCCGACAGTGACGCCGAACTCGACCGGTTGACCCCGCGCGAGCGCGATGTCATGCGGCTCATCGCTCGCGGCTACACCTACCGGGAGGTCGCGCGCGAACTGGTCGTGTCGGTCAAGACCGTGGAGACCCACATGTCCGCCGTGCTGCGCAAACTGCAACTGTCCGACCGCCGCGAACTGGCCCGGTGGGCATCCGCGCGGCGGCTGTTGTAG
- a CDS encoding glutamine-hydrolyzing GMP synthase, whose translation MSDVCPVLVVDYGAQYAQLIARRVREARIYSEIVPHTMPVAEMLAKRPAAIILSGGPASVYAPGAPQVEAGLLTTGVPTFGICYGFQAMALALGGEVARTGRSEYGGTPLHVLGTDSALFTGLPAAQTVWMSHGDSVVAAPAGFVVAATSDGAPVAAFEDASRRLAGVQFHPEVLHSEHGQAVLERFLYDVAGIEPTWTTASIVDEQIAAIRGQVGDKRVICGLSGGVDSAVAAALVQRAVGDQLTCVFVDHGLLRKGEAEQVERDFVAATGVSLTVVDAAERFLVALDGVSDPETKRKIIGREFIRVFEGAARTVVADAGAHGESVDFLVQGTLYPDVVESGGGTGAATIKSHHNVGGLPEDLQFGLVEPLRTLFKDEVRAVGLELGLPPDIVWRHPFPGPGLAIRVVGAVSAERLAILREADAIAREELTAAGLDGDVWQFPVVLLADVRSVGVQGDGRTYGHPVVLRPVSSEDAMTADWSRLPYDVIGRISTRITNEVPDVNRVVLDVTSKPPGTIEWE comes from the coding sequence TTGTCCGACGTCTGCCCTGTCCTCGTCGTGGACTACGGCGCCCAGTACGCGCAGTTGATCGCCCGTCGGGTACGTGAGGCGCGGATCTACTCCGAGATCGTCCCGCACACCATGCCGGTCGCCGAGATGCTCGCCAAGAGACCAGCGGCCATCATCCTGTCCGGCGGCCCGGCCAGCGTGTACGCACCGGGCGCTCCCCAGGTCGAGGCCGGCCTACTCACCACGGGGGTCCCGACGTTCGGGATCTGCTACGGCTTCCAGGCGATGGCACTGGCGCTCGGCGGCGAGGTCGCCAGGACCGGGCGGTCGGAGTACGGCGGCACGCCGCTGCACGTGCTGGGAACCGACAGCGCGTTGTTCACGGGATTGCCGGCAGCGCAGACGGTCTGGATGTCGCACGGTGACTCCGTGGTCGCCGCGCCCGCGGGCTTCGTCGTAGCCGCGACCAGCGACGGGGCACCGGTCGCGGCGTTCGAGGACGCGTCACGCCGACTGGCCGGCGTGCAGTTCCATCCCGAGGTGCTGCACAGCGAACACGGCCAGGCGGTGCTGGAACGCTTCCTCTACGACGTCGCCGGTATCGAACCGACCTGGACCACGGCGTCGATCGTCGACGAGCAGATCGCCGCGATTCGTGGGCAGGTCGGCGACAAGCGCGTCATCTGCGGGCTGTCCGGTGGGGTTGATTCGGCGGTCGCGGCGGCGCTCGTCCAGCGTGCTGTCGGCGATCAGCTCACCTGCGTGTTCGTCGACCATGGCCTGCTGCGCAAGGGCGAAGCCGAGCAGGTGGAACGGGACTTCGTTGCTGCGACAGGCGTTTCGCTGACGGTGGTGGACGCCGCCGAGCGGTTCCTCGTCGCACTCGACGGAGTGTCCGATCCGGAGACCAAGCGGAAGATCATCGGGCGGGAGTTCATCCGGGTGTTCGAGGGCGCGGCACGCACGGTCGTGGCCGATGCCGGCGCGCACGGCGAGTCCGTCGACTTCCTTGTGCAGGGCACGTTGTATCCGGATGTCGTGGAATCCGGTGGAGGGACCGGTGCCGCGACGATCAAGAGTCACCACAACGTCGGCGGGCTTCCGGAGGATCTGCAGTTCGGGCTCGTGGAGCCGTTGCGGACGTTGTTCAAGGACGAGGTTCGTGCCGTCGGCCTGGAACTCGGTCTCCCGCCGGACATCGTCTGGCGGCACCCGTTCCCTGGCCCCGGGCTCGCGATCCGCGTCGTAGGAGCCGTGTCGGCCGAGCGACTGGCAATCCTGCGTGAGGCCGACGCGATCGCCCGGGAAGAACTCACCGCCGCAGGCCTCGACGGCGACGTGTGGCAGTTCCCGGTGGTGCTGCTCGCGGACGTCCGCAGCGTCGGGGTGCAGGGCGACGGGCGGACGTACGGTCATCCGGTCGTGTTGCGACCGGTGAGCAGCGAGGATGCGATGACCGCGGACTGGTCACGGTTGCCGTACGACGTGATCGGCCGGATCTCCACCCGCATCACCAACGAGGTACCCGACGTGAACCGGGTCGTGCTCGACGTGACGAGCAAGCCGCCGGGCACGATCGAGTGGGAGTGA
- a CDS encoding GuaB3 family IMP dehydrogenase-related protein, which translates to MSEIEIGRGKRGRQAWSFDDVAVAPSRRTRDPQDVSVGWQVDAYRFETPIVVAPMDSVVSPATAIEIGRLGGLPVLNLEGLWTRYEDPAPLLAELAELPDSAVTARLQEIYARPVVPELIAARVAEVRAAGVTVAGALSPQRTAELAKHVVDAGVDLFVIRGTTVSAEHVAQGREPLNLKRFIYELDVPVLVGGCSTYQAALHLMRTGAAGVLVGFGGGAAHTTRDVLGIRVPMASAVADVAAARRDYLDESGGRYVHVLADGSMGRSGDVVKAFACGADAVMVGSPFARAVEAPGRGFHWGSEAVHAALPRGERVHLGTVGTLAEIFHGPSRVADGTMNLVGALRKAMATTGYSDLKEFQRVEVVVAPTR; encoded by the coding sequence GTGTCGGAGATCGAGATCGGCCGCGGCAAGCGCGGCCGGCAGGCGTGGTCGTTCGACGACGTCGCCGTGGCGCCGAGCCGCCGAACCCGTGACCCGCAGGACGTTTCGGTCGGCTGGCAGGTCGACGCCTACCGGTTCGAGACACCGATCGTCGTCGCGCCGATGGACTCCGTGGTGTCCCCGGCCACCGCGATCGAGATCGGCCGGCTCGGTGGTCTGCCGGTGCTGAACCTCGAAGGACTCTGGACCCGGTACGAGGATCCCGCGCCGCTGCTGGCCGAACTGGCGGAACTCCCGGATTCCGCTGTCACCGCCCGGCTGCAGGAGATCTACGCCCGGCCGGTGGTGCCCGAGCTGATCGCCGCGCGGGTCGCCGAGGTCCGCGCGGCCGGGGTGACCGTCGCCGGCGCGCTGTCGCCGCAGCGCACCGCAGAACTGGCCAAACACGTCGTCGACGCGGGTGTCGATCTCTTCGTCATCCGCGGCACCACCGTGTCCGCCGAGCACGTCGCGCAGGGCCGGGAGCCGTTGAATCTCAAGCGGTTCATCTACGAGCTCGACGTCCCGGTGCTGGTCGGCGGGTGCTCGACGTACCAGGCGGCGCTGCATCTGATGCGGACCGGTGCGGCCGGCGTACTCGTCGGTTTCGGCGGCGGCGCGGCGCACACGACCCGTGACGTGCTCGGTATCCGGGTGCCGATGGCCTCCGCGGTCGCCGACGTCGCGGCGGCCCGCCGGGACTACCTGGACGAGTCCGGGGGACGCTACGTCCATGTCCTCGCGGACGGGTCGATGGGCCGCAGCGGCGACGTGGTGAAGGCCTTCGCCTGCGGCGCCGACGCGGTCATGGTGGGCTCGCCGTTCGCCCGCGCTGTCGAGGCGCCGGGTCGCGGATTCCATTGGGGCAGTGAGGCTGTGCACGCCGCGCTGCCGCGCGGCGAGCGCGTGCACCTGGGCACGGTCGGTACCCTCGCGGAGATCTTCCACGGGCCGTCCCGGGTGGCCGACGGGACGATGAACCTCGTTGGCGCGCTGCGCAAGGCGATGGCCACCACCGGCTACAGCGACCTCAAGGAGTTCCAGCGGGTCGAGGTCGTCGTCGCCCCGACTCGTTGA
- a CDS encoding PspC domain-containing protein — translation MSDAYAAPPPGGPDPNPPLPPPVPPPRPPLRRSTSDRVLGGVCAGVARTLGVDPVIIRVLVAVLTVLGGAGVVLYVIGLLVIPEDGAQQSEGQRLLSGRANATTITWLAIGAAVLVLLAFGGTFGPWGFGWGGPHLGGPLIGLAVIGLVVYLLSRRSGPAAAAPSVDPGPTTPQGYAYGWTGTYRPTLPDAPPVTDTDPVQTGGAPTVSEAVPPLVLPPTAGPPPVLPPTAGPTPAGSPRPVRREPSYLGLATLSLAVVVAGILVLLDRSGALAVPAGVVLAASLGVLGLGLLVGAVVGRARWLVWLAAPLALLTACAVALPTGVRFGDGIGQRTWRPTTVAQVEQEYSLGIGNATLDLAALPADATGQLRVTARQGIGRLLVIVPNDARVEIDAEVGAGVLTVPGESERNGSGLEVTTTVDPVVTPPATPPASTSVTPLTIDLDATLGAGNLEVRREAS, via the coding sequence ATGAGCGATGCCTACGCCGCCCCGCCGCCGGGCGGACCGGACCCGAACCCGCCGTTGCCGCCTCCCGTGCCGCCGCCGCGGCCACCGTTGCGGCGCAGCACCTCCGACCGCGTGCTGGGAGGCGTGTGCGCCGGGGTGGCCCGGACGCTGGGGGTGGATCCGGTCATCATCCGGGTATTGGTTGCCGTGCTGACCGTCCTCGGCGGTGCCGGGGTCGTGCTGTACGTCATCGGCCTGCTGGTCATTCCGGAGGACGGGGCGCAGCAGAGCGAAGGCCAGCGACTGCTGTCCGGGCGAGCGAACGCCACGACGATCACGTGGCTGGCCATCGGCGCCGCCGTCCTGGTGCTGCTGGCCTTCGGCGGGACGTTCGGCCCGTGGGGATTCGGTTGGGGCGGACCGCATCTGGGCGGTCCGTTGATCGGCCTGGCCGTGATCGGCCTGGTCGTCTACCTGCTGTCGCGCCGTAGTGGTCCGGCCGCCGCGGCGCCCAGCGTCGACCCCGGACCGACCACCCCGCAGGGTTACGCCTACGGCTGGACCGGCACCTACCGGCCGACCCTGCCCGACGCCCCGCCGGTCACGGATACCGACCCGGTGCAGACCGGCGGAGCGCCGACGGTCTCCGAAGCCGTACCGCCGCTCGTCCTGCCGCCCACTGCGGGGCCGCCGCCGGTCCTGCCGCCCACTGCGGGGCCGACGCCAGCCGGCTCGCCGCGTCCGGTACGGCGGGAACCGTCGTACCTCGGCCTGGCGACGCTCAGCCTGGCCGTCGTCGTCGCCGGGATCCTCGTCCTGCTCGACCGCAGCGGCGCGTTGGCGGTCCCCGCCGGTGTGGTGCTGGCCGCCTCCCTCGGCGTGCTGGGCCTCGGGCTGCTGGTCGGGGCCGTGGTGGGCCGGGCGCGTTGGCTGGTCTGGCTCGCGGCGCCGCTGGCGCTGCTCACGGCCTGCGCCGTCGCCCTGCCGACCGGCGTGCGTTTCGGTGACGGGATCGGCCAGCGGACCTGGCGACCGACCACGGTTGCGCAGGTCGAGCAGGAATACTCCCTCGGCATCGGCAACGCCACCCTCGACCTCGCCGCGTTACCGGCGGACGCCACCGGGCAGCTGCGGGTCACGGCCCGCCAGGGCATCGGCCGGCTGCTCGTCATCGTGCCGAACGACGCGCGGGTGGAGATCGACGCCGAGGTCGGCGCCGGCGTCCTGACGGTGCCCGGGGAATCCGAGCGGAACGGTTCGGGGCTGGAGGTCACGACGACCGTCGATCCGGTGGTGACCCCGCCCGCGACGCCGCCGGCCAGCACCTCCGTGACGCCACTGACCATCGACCTCGACGCGACCTTGGGCGCCGGAAACCTGGAGGTACGCCGTGAAGCGTCATGA
- a CDS encoding LLM class F420-dependent oxidoreductase, with product MQVGVVFPQTEIEADAGAIRAYAEGVESLGFRHVLAYDHVLGADPAAHPGWSGFYDVNATFHEPLVLFGFLAGVTSLDLVTGVVILPQRQTVLVAKQAAEVDLLCGGRLRLGVGLGWNVVEYDALAKDFTTRGRRLDQQIELMRRLWTERSITATDTDERVVGAGLAPLPVQRPIPIWFGGKSAAACRRIGRIGDGWIPNLTPGPELAAGWDVVVAAAEAAGRDPAAIGLEGRIKWTGDEDWFAAEAQRWADAGATHLSVDTMSAGLGPVDGHLAALSAAAKLLQLTAPRN from the coding sequence ATGCAGGTCGGGGTGGTCTTCCCGCAGACCGAGATCGAGGCCGACGCCGGTGCCATCCGGGCGTACGCCGAGGGCGTCGAGTCACTCGGCTTCCGGCACGTGCTGGCCTACGACCACGTCCTCGGTGCCGATCCGGCAGCGCATCCGGGCTGGAGCGGCTTCTACGACGTGAATGCGACGTTCCACGAACCGTTGGTGCTGTTCGGGTTCCTGGCCGGCGTCACCTCGCTGGACCTGGTCACCGGCGTGGTGATCCTGCCGCAACGGCAGACGGTGCTGGTCGCCAAGCAGGCCGCCGAGGTGGACCTGTTGTGCGGCGGCCGGTTGCGGCTGGGCGTCGGACTCGGCTGGAACGTCGTGGAGTACGACGCGCTGGCGAAGGACTTCACGACGCGAGGCCGGCGGCTCGACCAGCAGATCGAACTCATGCGCCGGCTGTGGACCGAGCGCAGCATCACCGCGACGGATACCGACGAGCGCGTGGTGGGTGCGGGACTGGCCCCGCTGCCGGTCCAACGACCGATCCCGATCTGGTTCGGCGGCAAGTCCGCGGCGGCGTGCCGGCGCATCGGCCGGATTGGCGACGGGTGGATCCCGAATCTGACGCCCGGCCCGGAACTGGCGGCCGGGTGGGACGTCGTGGTCGCAGCAGCGGAAGCTGCCGGACGTGACCCGGCCGCCATCGGCCTGGAGGGCCGCATCAAGTGGACCGGCGACGAGGACTGGTTCGCCGCGGAGGCGCAGCGGTGGGCAGACGCCGGCGCCACCCACCTGTCGGTCGACACGATGTCCGCCGGTCTCGGACCGGTAGACGGCCACCTGGCGGCACTGTCGGCCGCGGCGAAACTCCTGCAGCTGACCGCACCGCGAAACTGA
- a CDS encoding DUF4031 domain-containing protein, with product MTILVDGANWEWRGQLWAHLVSDSSLAELHDFAARLGVPEKGFGGDHYDVPASVRDDAIALGAVPVSSRELMTRLRAAGLRRRTARPVAG from the coding sequence GTGACGATCCTGGTCGACGGTGCCAACTGGGAATGGCGTGGCCAGCTGTGGGCACATCTGGTCAGCGACAGCAGCCTCGCGGAGTTGCACGACTTCGCCGCCCGACTCGGCGTACCGGAGAAGGGTTTCGGCGGCGATCACTACGACGTGCCCGCCAGCGTCCGGGACGACGCTATCGCACTGGGCGCGGTACCGGTCAGTTCCCGCGAGCTGATGACTCGGCTGCGCGCCGCCGGTTTACGACGCCGTACCGCCCGGCCGGTCGCGGGCTGA
- a CDS encoding M23 family metallopeptidase, which yields MGQAGLAPLPPWPRRRSLLAPARRRRRGKQALVITGALVALLIVIGARPADPAAAEPIPAPAQAAATVDPAAVAAAAEAHRRALLAAALGGGTQFVWPVPGAPLSARYGETGPMWAHRHTGLDFNGHWGDPVLSVGDGRVVTVTVHPAYGNLVIVRAADGAQLYYAHLSSTARRIRAGALVQAGQELGRVGATGNAEGAHLHLEVRVGGIPTDPAEYLWGGHPGTPAPAPGWAREVYGG from the coding sequence GTGGGCCAGGCAGGTCTGGCTCCGCTGCCGCCCTGGCCGCGCCGCCGTTCCCTGCTGGCCCCCGCGCGCCGGCGGCGCCGCGGCAAGCAGGCCCTGGTGATCACCGGGGCCCTGGTCGCCCTCCTCATCGTGATCGGCGCCCGCCCGGCCGACCCGGCCGCCGCCGAGCCGATCCCGGCTCCGGCACAGGCCGCGGCGACCGTCGATCCCGCGGCCGTCGCCGCGGCGGCCGAGGCACATCGCCGAGCGCTGCTCGCCGCTGCGCTCGGCGGGGGGACGCAGTTCGTGTGGCCGGTGCCCGGTGCGCCGCTGAGCGCGCGTTACGGCGAGACGGGGCCGATGTGGGCCCACCGGCATACCGGCCTGGACTTCAACGGCCACTGGGGCGATCCGGTCCTGTCGGTGGGCGACGGCCGCGTCGTGACGGTGACGGTCCACCCGGCGTACGGGAACCTCGTCATCGTCCGCGCGGCCGACGGCGCGCAGCTCTACTACGCGCATCTGTCCTCGACCGCGCGGCGGATCCGGGCCGGCGCACTCGTGCAGGCCGGCCAGGAACTCGGCCGGGTCGGGGCGACCGGCAATGCCGAAGGCGCCCACCTGCACCTGGAGGTCCGGGTCGGCGGGATACCGACGGATCCGGCCGAATACCTGTGGGGAGGCCACCCGGGAACTCCCGCACCCGCGCCGGGCTGGGCCCGCGAGGTGTACGGCGGATAG